GTGCATGCACAGTCTTGACGAGAGGTGTGGTTTTGttcaaatgctgtttttttttttttcctttttacatAGTGTATGTTTTCCACAAAGTttctattttaaataaattgtaaagcacatttttaacattattttatattttttctcataaatttcttttacttttttattgtatGTCAAAATACCACCCTCTTGTGGACACATAGAGCATCAACCATCTGACGTGATTTTGTATTATCCAACCAGAATGTGAAAGCTCAAAACACATGATGGATGTATTGTACACTTTTATTGAAAGGAGTCAGTGGATGGATCCAGTTATCTAAAAATATTTGCCGTCACTGGAACATCACAAGGCCAAAACTGAACAGATGACTTTAAAAACTTTGTACAGTATCTTCATCAGTCtttcaacataaaaacacaaggACACTCAGGTATAGTGTGTATGTACGGCAGCTGACGCTCTCCACAGACAAACTTATTTACCTCCTTTGGCCACTTGGTACATTCTTGTAAGGCTCTTCCTTATCGAATCCTCTTCTGTTGGCGAGCACGGTAGATGTCGTGGACGGGCGGCGCCACTGCTCCTTTGTCGTCTTCCTCATCCGAGTCGGCGTTGGGCCTCTTGAGGGACTTGGCTATGGCGTGGTTCTCCATGGCGCCGTTGCCTTCCCCACTGGCGTCGGGGAGTCTGCCTGTGATGAGTTCGACAGCGGCTTCGACAGCTTGGAGGAAGTAAATTGTCACATGTTGATTGTTATTACATTCTGGATATTTCCTACTAAAAACTAGGTGTCATGTGACTTACTTTCAGGAAGCGTGCATCTCCTGAAAGTCTCTATGAGCTCATCCACTTGAACAAATGGACCCTGCAGAGAAGGTGACGGCACATCTTTAAAACACGCACACGAACCAACCTGTTGACCATTACACATGCCACTATACTGACGGTGAAACACGCAGGCGGGGGAAGCAGCTTCATTAGAATGACGGCCACAGGGGGGACAGGGAACACTCCACCAGGGACAGGGTGCAGACCCGGAGCTGTGGACACACCAAAGCGGAGGTGGTGTTGGTGAGTAAGAGCCATCACGGCAGTCATGGCTCGAGACAAGATGAAGAGTACACACGGGCCAAGTGCCGCGGCTGGAAGGGAATCATCTGATTGGTGTCTGGTTTGGGGTACTCTGGTTTTCGGTCTAGTTCGTCCTTCAGCGTGGGCACGGAGGGCACCACCACAGCCTCAGGAAGCAGAGAAGCCAGTTTGGCACGAGACACATCcttcaaacacaaacacaatgatTGTAACTCTTCTATTCCTGTACTGCTGTACAAAAAAGggtggacatttttcaaaacatgcacctaTACTGTGTTGCCTGTACTATTatatttctgacaaatacaccacacggtgCCACGGGTATTAAACCTCAAAACTGAACCCCACATGACGGACTGactggaaatttctcacacagcagCATGACATTAGATAAACACCTGTATGGGACATGTCTATAAAGTTTTAGCAcgactggttgaaaaacatggccgccatgaaCCAAAACGTCTTCGCAGGGTCACGGGTGGGAGTCGGCAAGTGATTTCCCAGAGGTCATTGAGCAtttatttgtctaatgattataaaactttgagaatatctgtattacatgtactgtatgctggCACGTCCTCCAAAGCACTTTGAACAAATCCCACTGGGagcaccacaaatgtcatttacagtcacaTGCCACGTGGGGTGAATGTGTGTTTGAGGCTTTTGCTGTCAAAGTACACACCTTGTACCCGAGGGCCTTCAGTTCACTCGTAGAGCAAGGATACAGGTCCATGAACTTGTATCTGTCAACTAGCAAGGCCGTCTCCTTGCCTTCATACTCGTCCTTGAAGGCAGAGAACCGGCGCCGTTCCACCTTTAGAATACTGGCCAGGTCGCCTATGTTGCTCTCGAAGGCCAGAAAACGAGACCAGACCTCACTGATAATGGAGCAAACCAACAACAAAAGACAATCAATTGTGTTCACAGAGAGGCTAATTGATTGGACATCCATGTGATATACAGGATACTGTACCCTGACTTCTCTGGCGACAGGTTTCCTGAGGTGAGGACACGTTCAAACAGAACCCTGGTGTTGTTATCCTCTGCAGGGATGTGAGAAGGTAAGGTCAGAAGGTTTTCACAGGGAGTGTTTCATCTTCTCTCGTGTAGCAAATGACCCTTTTATTAATGCCATGTTTACACTATGTCTGACCCCATATAGCATCATTTCCCCCTCATAAAAAGGTAGTTGCCCAAAACAGCAGCATCTACTGAGGCTTGTAAAAAGTCCAGAGTGTGGCGCCTCACTGGCTGACACTCGACTGTAAACAACTTTTATGTGCGGCGTTAAAGATTATGGGCATCATTAGTGTATTGGTGTTGTGTGCGTCCATGTTTATACTCTACGATACAATACCCTTTAAGATTAGTAGATTAGTCTGCCTCGGTACAGCCTGCCTAGTTTCCTGGCTTTTGTCTTGCCATTTTTGAtttgtcattttcttttcttttcaactagtttcactttactttttcactttttactttactagTTTTGACTTTTCACAATATTTCGTTGTTAGATATTTAGAAGTCGTATATTATTTCAATAAACCATTTCTATCATTATTTACTATCAATCAAATTTGATGcagttatttacaattttttttttatcattgtgccTTAAAgttggttggggacccctgcgtTACAGTACAACAAAACTCCCATTGGTAACATTTCATGATGACAGAACCTACCATTGAGGTGTGAGAGGTAATCAATGTATGCAAGTATGTACTCTGGAATGTCGCCATATTTCTTCAAACCAAGCTCAAAAATCTTAAAGGCCACAGATTTGTCCTGTTGGGATTaaaatccccccccaaaaaaacaacatgagtGTGAGTCTCTTAAGTGATGGCGTCACCTTGCAGGTCACATTGGAAGCGCCTCACCTTGCTGCAGTAGTACTCCATCAGAGCTGCGGTAACATACACGTGGTGGCGTGTGCGCGGATCCTCTCTGGCCTTTTTGAAGATGGTGCGGCCCGATTTGATGCCCTCCGCCCGTCTGGCGAACTTCATGTACTGGATGTACACCAGCGTGGGGTCGATGTCTTCTACGGCCAGCAGTTTATTGTAGATGCTGTGAACCTTCTCGTGCTTCATACGACTCTGTGGAGCAAAGTGGCAATGAA
The sequence above is a segment of the Dunckerocampus dactyliophorus isolate RoL2022-P2 chromosome 3, RoL_Ddac_1.1, whole genome shotgun sequence genome. Coding sequences within it:
- the cstf3 gene encoding cleavage stimulation factor subunit 3, whose translation is MSTDAAADQAAEYVPEKVKKAEKKLEENPYDLDAWSILIREAQNQPIDKARKTYERLVTQFPSSGRFWKLFIEAEIKAKNYDKVEKLFQRCLMKVLHIDLWKCYLSYVRETKGKLPSYKEKMAQAYDFALDKIGMEIMSYQIWVDYINFLKGVEAVGSYAENQRITAVRRVYQRGCVNPMINIEQLWRDYSKYEEGINIHLAKKMIEDRSRDYMNARRVAKEYETVMKGLDRNAPSVPPQNSPQEAQQVEMWKKYIQWEKSNPLRTEDQTLITKRVMFAYEQCLLVLGHHPDVWYEAAQYLEQSSKLLAEKGDMNNSKLFSDEAANIYERAIGTLLKKNMLLYFSFADYEESRMKHEKVHSIYNKLLAVEDIDPTLVYIQYMKFARRAEGIKSGRTIFKKAREDPRTRHHVYVTAALMEYYCSKDKSVAFKIFELGLKKYGDIPEYILAYIDYLSHLNEDNNTRVLFERVLTSGNLSPEKSGEVWSRFLAFESNIGDLASILKVERRRFSAFKDEYEGKETALLVDRYKFMDLYPCSTSELKALGYKDVSRAKLASLLPEAVVVPSVPTLKDELDRKPEYPKPDTNQMIPFQPRHLAPPGLHPVPGGVFPVPPVAVILMKLLPPPACFTGPFVQVDELIETFRRCTLPETVEAAVELITGRLPDASGEGNGAMENHAIAKSLKRPNADSDEEDDKGAVAPPVHDIYRARQQKRIR